A region of Candidatus Neomarinimicrobiota bacterium DNA encodes the following proteins:
- a CDS encoding response regulator → MNKKILIVDDDNLILELYSEFLSQHGYEVYSADKVDEAIEIFRKYDPDVVISDVIMHEDTGFDLYYRLKMINKTLNFIFMTGYEYDRKIIEKIESLGCKWIAKPIKFEDLLNLIESF, encoded by the coding sequence ATGAATAAGAAAATTTTAATAGTTGATGATGATAATTTAATACTAGAGCTTTATTCAGAATTCTTGTCTCAGCATGGATATGAAGTGTACTCCGCTGATAAAGTCGATGAAGCGATTGAGATATTCAGAAAATATGACCCTGATGTGGTTATTTCAGATGTAATAATGCATGAAGATACGGGTTTTGATTTGTACTATAGATTAAAAATGATAAATAAGACCTTGAATTTCATTTTCATGACAGGATATGAATACGATAGGAAAATAATAGAAAAGATAGAATCCCTTGGATGCAAGTGGATAGCAAAGCCAATTAAATTTGAGGATTTACTAAATTTAATAGAATCTTTTTAA
- a CDS encoding LysE family transporter — protein sequence MIDWRKRVMDKQALFVLFQGLLISLSGVLAPGPLTAVVIGKGARSPYAGALIGIGHGVVEIPLIILIYLGMSIIFKLEWLQIIIFIIGGIFLGLMAYDMFKSIYTNKVGNKDYRGSSIFAGIALSAGNPYFILWWVTVGVAIITKVATYGKLVLAIFIVLHLSCDVFWYFVLSTLTYNGKRFFGLTFQKVLFVICGVFLSFFSIKFVYEAVIKLL from the coding sequence GTGATAGATTGGAGAAAAAGAGTAATGGATAAGCAGGCGTTATTTGTACTATTTCAGGGATTGTTAATATCCTTATCAGGTGTACTTGCACCGGGTCCATTGACGGCTGTGGTAATTGGTAAGGGAGCACGTTCACCCTATGCTGGTGCTTTGATTGGCATAGGTCATGGAGTTGTGGAGATACCCCTCATCATTCTAATATATCTTGGAATGTCAATAATATTTAAGCTCGAATGGTTACAGATTATTATTTTCATCATAGGAGGGATATTCCTGGGTTTAATGGCGTATGATATGTTCAAAAGTATTTATACAAATAAGGTTGGTAATAAGGACTATAGAGGTAGTTCTATTTTTGCAGGTATAGCACTAAGTGCAGGGAATCCATATTTTATATTGTGGTGGGTCACTGTAGGTGTCGCTATTATAACCAAGGTAGCGACCTATGGTAAGCTAGTTCTGGCAATATTTATAGTTCTGCATTTATCATGTGATGTCTTCTGGTATTTTGTACTATCTACACTTACTTATAACGGCAAAAGATTTTTCGGGTTGACATTCCAGAAAGTTCTTTTTGTAATATGTGGTGTTTTTCTTTCGTTTTTTTCTATTAAATTTGTATATGAAGCAGTTATCAAATTACTATGA
- a CDS encoding MFS transporter has product MENKNNPIKEITEPFVALIHSPRELWGVNISYFFEGLCYFGILTLLAIYFNKHVELNDQQAGWIVGAFTGGITLAMFFLGEMADRVGVKKALIISLGMMVIGRLILSNSNIFGSTGMWSGRFFAAVTGLFFVVIGYGMYQPAAYSAVRKYTSEKSAAVGYAMLYAVMNLGGFLPGIISPPVRHRFGILGVYKVYTLITFVGLLIILILLRNFKNESDIDSKNFENQVREEKKKNFKQWLIEHPLRDSRFAFFIFILIPVQTLFAHQWLTLPQYVYRAYPGFVSRNMEFFVNLNPILIFILAPFIASITSRVNIYKMMIIGTSVMALPTFLLALGTNVIFLISYILLMSIGEAMWQPRFLQVIAELAPEGKTGQYMGIGQFPWFLTKLITSLYSGYFLSKYCPEVGAKNTQMLWFIYGCIATVSPIALILAGRWMGDRLEKKSNG; this is encoded by the coding sequence ATGGAAAATAAAAATAATCCTATTAAAGAGATTACTGAACCTTTTGTCGCATTAATTCACTCTCCTCGAGAACTTTGGGGAGTTAATATATCTTACTTTTTTGAAGGACTATGTTACTTTGGAATTCTTACGCTACTGGCAATATACTTTAATAAACATGTGGAGTTAAATGATCAGCAGGCTGGATGGATAGTTGGAGCTTTCACAGGTGGTATTACTCTGGCTATGTTTTTCCTCGGAGAAATGGCTGATAGAGTGGGAGTTAAGAAAGCACTGATAATTTCATTGGGTATGATGGTAATTGGCAGATTGATATTATCCAATAGCAATATATTTGGTTCCACAGGGATGTGGTCAGGTAGATTTTTTGCAGCTGTAACCGGATTGTTTTTCGTTGTAATTGGTTATGGCATGTATCAACCAGCAGCATATTCAGCAGTGCGCAAATACACAAGCGAGAAAAGTGCAGCTGTGGGTTATGCAATGCTGTATGCTGTAATGAATCTGGGTGGATTTTTACCTGGAATAATTTCACCTCCAGTCAGACATAGATTCGGAATACTGGGTGTTTACAAAGTTTATACGCTTATTACATTTGTTGGATTATTGATCATTTTAATCTTACTTAGAAATTTTAAAAATGAATCAGATATAGATTCGAAAAATTTTGAAAATCAGGTTAGAGAAGAGAAGAAAAAAAACTTTAAGCAGTGGTTAATAGAGCACCCATTAAGGGATTCTCGATTTGCCTTTTTTATATTTATTCTTATTCCAGTGCAGACCTTGTTTGCACATCAGTGGCTTACATTGCCTCAGTATGTTTATAGGGCATATCCGGGCTTTGTGAGTAGAAATATGGAGTTTTTTGTTAATTTGAATCCTATATTAATTTTCATTCTGGCTCCTTTTATTGCCTCTATCACGAGCAGAGTCAATATCTATAAAATGATGATAATTGGTACCTCAGTTATGGCGTTGCCTACCTTTTTATTGGCTCTTGGAACAAATGTGATATTTTTGATATCTTATATTTTATTAATGTCTATTGGTGAAGCGATGTGGCAACCACGGTTTTTGCAGGTGATAGCTGAGCTTGCTCCTGAGGGTAAAACGGGACAGTATATGGGCATTGGTCAATTTCCGTGGTTTTTAACAAAATTGATAACGAGCCTATATTCGGGATATTTTTTGAGTAAATACTGTCCTGAAGTGGGCGCTAAAAATACTCAGATGTTATGGTTTATTTATGGGTGTATTGCTACAGTAAGCCCAATTGCACTAATTTTGGCAGGAAGATGGATGGGTGATAGATTGGAGAAAAAGAGTAATGGATAA
- a CDS encoding YjbQ family protein produces MEEISISTSKRIEFIDITSKIRKAIEASGVKDGICVVYCPHTTAGLTINENADPDVIQDIKDKLNELVPAGVGYRHIEGNADSHIKSSLVGNTVNLIVNNGRLMLGTWQGIFFCEFDGPRTRKVWVAVK; encoded by the coding sequence ATGGAAGAGATAAGCATTTCAACATCAAAAAGGATTGAGTTTATCGATATTACTTCAAAAATAAGAAAAGCAATTGAAGCTTCCGGAGTAAAAGATGGGATTTGTGTAGTATACTGTCCTCATACTACGGCTGGTTTAACTATTAATGAAAATGCGGATCCAGATGTCATTCAGGATATAAAAGATAAATTAAATGAACTTGTACCTGCAGGTGTAGGATACAGGCATATAGAGGGAAATGCTGACTCTCACATCAAATCCAGTTTAGTCGGGAATACTGTTAATTTGATCGTTAATAATGGCAGATTGATGCTGGGGACATGGCAGGGAATATTCTTTTGCGAGTTTGATGGTCCAAGGACAAGGAAAGTTTGGGTGGCTGTTAAATAA
- a CDS encoding TonB-dependent receptor has protein sequence MKVKVILILVVIGLNIKSQTIDQIVGYVYDDKSFNPIENVQVYIENLGIGTFTDRNGYFSLNGISQGRYKVIFKHVAYNERSVIVNVYADKRISLKVYLEPKVIELEPVYKISPSYPSLFSISEQVKIIRNDGRAKNLEELLTKDSRILLRRDTYGNTVIQISGSSQEDVVLMIDGNPISDTKKGYINSDVIPVDMIECVEIIQGSVSAIAGNSAIGGVINIITRQKSEDFFEFNISKGTFGYNKQFFSISKNFENIGVVLGAGQEFCKNDFPYRDIYGEIISRKGNEYLKNRLIFKLKCPAKKDINIDLMAIFEKSNFGVPGNIYNPTIGTENKNENTIFSINVGNISNKLKFLYNQFNNSYTSPRSIFGRINTTYKIESTNLELSRKYNFKSVDINLTSGLRYERMFSEDLVRPSLSMGSKKRYIFYSSVNTELNYQMGNSIISFSLPLRIDYASDYKENFSLYFESSYKKYIGSVNLKFVVGYGSSFKLPTFNQLYWIGDIYSQGNPDLKPEKGRGLSVSGSIDFKILILPCHFEISYLNNNVRDVIIWRRAWSNKYIPVNNDIAKIENLSSHLNIKLGQRLNVYSGFSINNAINKTRQPNLYGKYLPYRPLSQGDLTLEFIFNKFYFNIVSQYFGKNYVTEANTVYLNSSWLLNLNMGYMIKVFKKYKLDINIGVNNVLDTEYYMLEYYPMPGRQITLAISIGGSERSVTWKR, from the coding sequence ATGAAAGTTAAAGTAATATTAATATTGGTCGTAATTGGCTTAAATATAAAATCGCAGACAATTGATCAGATAGTGGGGTATGTTTATGATGATAAAAGTTTTAATCCTATTGAAAATGTTCAGGTTTATATTGAAAATTTAGGTATAGGAACGTTTACAGATAGGAATGGTTATTTTTCTTTAAATGGAATATCACAGGGACGTTATAAAGTTATTTTCAAACATGTTGCATATAATGAGAGAAGTGTAATTGTAAATGTATACGCAGATAAACGTATAAGCCTGAAAGTTTACCTTGAACCAAAAGTGATAGAACTTGAGCCTGTTTATAAAATTTCTCCATCATATCCTTCGCTTTTCAGTATTTCTGAACAGGTAAAAATTATTAGAAATGATGGCAGAGCTAAAAATCTGGAAGAGTTATTAACAAAAGATTCGAGAATCTTATTGAGAAGGGATACATATGGTAATACAGTAATCCAAATATCCGGCAGTTCACAGGAGGATGTCGTTTTGATGATCGATGGAAATCCAATCTCTGATACTAAGAAAGGTTATATTAATTCTGATGTTATACCGGTGGACATGATTGAATGTGTGGAGATTATACAGGGCAGTGTATCTGCAATTGCGGGCAATAGTGCAATAGGAGGTGTAATTAATATTATTACCAGACAAAAGAGTGAGGACTTTTTTGAATTTAACATATCTAAAGGGACATTTGGATATAATAAACAATTTTTTTCAATATCGAAGAATTTTGAAAATATCGGGGTAGTTTTAGGTGCTGGTCAGGAATTTTGTAAAAATGATTTTCCATATAGAGATATATATGGTGAGATTATATCAAGAAAGGGTAATGAATATTTGAAGAATCGTTTAATTTTTAAATTAAAATGCCCTGCTAAAAAAGATATAAATATAGATTTGATGGCGATTTTTGAAAAATCAAATTTTGGAGTTCCAGGAAATATTTATAACCCGACTATTGGTACTGAAAATAAGAATGAGAATACTATTTTTTCAATCAATGTTGGAAATATTTCTAATAAATTAAAATTCTTATATAATCAATTTAATAATTCTTATACTTCACCCAGAAGTATCTTTGGAAGAATAAATACAACATATAAAATTGAATCTACCAATCTTGAGTTAAGTAGAAAGTACAATTTCAAATCTGTTGATATAAATTTAACTTCGGGTTTGAGGTATGAAAGAATGTTTTCTGAAGACCTTGTCAGACCTTCTCTATCAATGGGTTCAAAGAAGAGATATATTTTCTATTCGTCAGTAAATACAGAATTGAACTATCAAATGGGCAATAGTATTATCAGCTTCTCTTTACCTTTAAGGATTGATTATGCCAGTGATTATAAAGAAAATTTTTCATTGTATTTTGAATCTTCATATAAGAAATATATAGGGTCAGTTAATCTAAAATTTGTAGTTGGATATGGTAGCAGTTTCAAATTGCCAACTTTTAACCAGTTATATTGGATTGGTGATATATATAGCCAGGGGAATCCTGATTTAAAGCCCGAAAAAGGTAGAGGACTGAGCGTTAGTGGTAGTATTGATTTTAAAATTTTAATATTGCCATGTCATTTTGAGATTTCCTATTTAAATAACAATGTGAGAGACGTAATAATCTGGCGTAGGGCGTGGAGTAATAAGTATATACCTGTTAATAATGATATAGCAAAAATAGAGAATCTTTCGAGTCATTTAAATATCAAGTTGGGTCAGCGATTAAATGTATACTCTGGCTTTTCAATCAATAATGCTATTAATAAGACAAGACAACCGAACCTATACGGTAAATACCTTCCGTATAGACCACTAAGTCAGGGGGATTTAACACTGGAATTTATTTTCAATAAGTTTTATTTTAATATTGTGAGTCAGTATTTTGGGAAAAATTATGTTACAGAAGCAAATACGGTTTATCTTAATAGTTCTTGGTTACTTAATTTAAATATGGGGTATATGATAAAAGTTTTTAAGAAATACAAGCTGGATATTAATATCGGAGTAAATAATGTCCTTGATACTGAATATTATATGCTTGAATATTACCCTATGCCTGGTAGACAAATCACTCTTGCTATTTCTATTGGAGGAAGTGAAAGGAGTGTAACATGGAAGAGATAA
- a CDS encoding asparagine synthetase B — translation MEIHAQEQKILIPMDFSQTNHLKAYGIAYWVLKKGVNVEWLLNYRGGSFMFRYFPEAEREMKVRGVYYELPSINQIMSIYGTIEENNMDVVLLEKAAKIAVYSPPNAQPWDDAVTLALTYAEIDYDVLWDEEVLKGKLSDYDWLHLHHEDFTGQYGKFWANYRNQEWYINQQIEFENMAHKLGFKKVSQLKLAVALKIREYVNSGGFLFAMCSACDTYDIALAALKVDICPAVFDGDPADPNANEKLDYSQTLAFTNFKLYLDPYIYEFSDIDYPPSFEATAPGPDKDYFTLFEFSAKWDPVPTMLTQNHVRVIKGFMGQTTGFRRDRIKKHVVILGEVENSPQVKYIHGTYGKGTFTFLGGHDPEDYRHFVGDPPTNLDLHKNSPGYRLILNNILFPSAKKKERKT, via the coding sequence ATGGAAATTCATGCCCAGGAGCAGAAGATTTTAATTCCAATGGACTTCTCTCAAACAAATCATTTGAAAGCCTATGGTATAGCGTATTGGGTTTTAAAGAAAGGAGTCAACGTTGAATGGCTTCTTAATTATCGCGGTGGATCATTTATGTTCAGATATTTCCCAGAAGCAGAAAGGGAGATGAAAGTAAGGGGAGTATATTACGAATTGCCATCTATAAATCAAATTATGTCAATTTATGGCACAATAGAAGAGAATAATATGGATGTTGTGCTTCTTGAGAAGGCTGCAAAGATTGCTGTGTATTCTCCACCGAATGCTCAGCCCTGGGATGATGCAGTCACGCTGGCATTAACTTATGCTGAAATTGATTATGATGTTCTGTGGGATGAAGAGGTATTAAAGGGTAAGCTATCAGATTATGACTGGTTGCACCTTCATCATGAGGATTTTACCGGTCAATATGGGAAATTTTGGGCAAATTATAGAAACCAAGAATGGTATATAAATCAACAAATTGAATTCGAAAATATGGCTCATAAATTGGGATTTAAGAAAGTTTCACAGCTCAAACTTGCTGTAGCTCTTAAAATTAGAGAGTATGTAAACAGCGGAGGATTTTTATTTGCAATGTGTTCTGCATGTGACACATACGATATAGCTCTTGCGGCTCTAAAAGTTGATATATGCCCAGCTGTATTTGATGGTGATCCTGCAGATCCGAATGCAAATGAAAAGCTTGATTATTCACAGACACTTGCATTTACTAATTTTAAGCTGTATTTAGATCCTTATATCTATGAATTTTCTGATATAGATTATCCCCCAAGTTTTGAAGCTACAGCTCCTGGCCCTGATAAAGATTATTTTACATTGTTTGAATTTTCTGCAAAGTGGGACCCAGTTCCAACAATGCTTACTCAGAATCATGTTCGTGTTATAAAAGGCTTTATGGGTCAGACCACAGGGTTTAGAAGGGACAGAATAAAAAAGCATGTTGTAATTCTTGGTGAAGTTGAAAACAGTCCTCAGGTAAAATATATTCACGGCACATATGGGAAAGGAACATTTACGTTCCTAGGTGGACACGATCCTGAGGATTACAGACATTTTGTAGGTGATCCGCCGACAAACCTTGATTTACATAAAAATTCTCCTGGATATAGATTGATTTTAAATAATATACTATTCCCCTCCGCAAAGAAAAAGGAGCGGAAAACATAA